Proteins found in one Apostichopus japonicus isolate 1M-3 chromosome 16, ASM3797524v1, whole genome shotgun sequence genomic segment:
- the LOC139982516 gene encoding uncharacterized protein, which yields MERNSLQRVLTLSLKFQKDVTVSDVFQLLKKNGIETKDLVAVQSLPGRLYDVSFKSADIKNKYVKILSEEPEVVTNNYVENVKIITVLHVPYELDDNVVRFVLGRYGKVVGGTFLTYKDQSGVFNGIRQYKVVLEKDVPSSLKLAGRQCWVRYRGQPITCLKCDGTGHLAAACNQVKCFKCFKLGHVASQCVEKVVCTTCGKEGHGYRKCPVSFANRLINPTSEWVSGGARVQGNDEKEGEDVPPTTAEEGTGSEKGEGAEVDAPKLPETADKDDLSEGKGDVPQTSTEADEVLSEQSDEGVGQERAGNARSASKAEGETVNPEETQMEWSQGDWSESVGEMGQRLDSDPSEGMFTGMGEVDGEGAGRQRDRNSLKRGRSSQRSRSQSRPAKREGVVDSAREIVLRSKIFTETGNWITCGRDGCSEEFNSSDLHNIHQVRDHQVTSLERIDCPVRGCTVRCNDHQEWANHLANRHPNYVLSHNTEFFDLYFIDETC from the coding sequence TGTCACAGTTAGTGatgtttttcaacttttaaagaaaaatggaaTTGAGACCAAAGATTTAGTGGCAGTTCAGTCTCTGCCTGGGCGTTTGTATGATGTCTCCTTTAAATCGGCagacattaaaaataaatatgtgaaaatCTTAAGTGAGGAACCTGAAGTAGTGACAAACAATTACGTGGAGAACGTGAAAATTATTACCGTTCTTCACGTACCGTATGAACTGGACGACAACGTTGTTCGTTTTGTGCTAGGGAGGTACGGCAAAGTTGTTGGCGGAACATTCTTAACTTATAAGGATCAGTCTGGCGTCTTCAACGGAATACGTCAATACAAAGTTGTCCTTGAGAAAGACGTGCCGTCTTCTCTCAAACTAGCGGGCAGGCAGTGTTGGGTCAGGTATAGGGGTCAGCCGATCACCTGCCTGAAATGTGACGGGACAGGCCACTTGGCAGCCGCTTGCAATCAAGTGAAGTGTTTTAAGTGCTTCAAGCTGGGGCACGTAGCGAGCCAGTGTGTGGAGAAGGTGGTGTGCACGACGTGCGGCAAAGAGGGTCACGGCTACCGGAAGTGCCCCGTCTCTTTCGCGAACCGACTGATCAACCCCACATCGGAGTGGGTCAGCGGAGGAGCCAGGGTCCAGGGTAACGACGAGAAAGAAGGGGAAGACGTACCACCTACGACTGCAGAGGAAGGCACGGGGAGTGAAAAGGGGGAAGGGGCCGAGGTCGACGCCCCCAAACTCCCTGAGACAGCGGATAAGGATGATTTAAGCGAAGGGAAAGGAGACGTACCACAGACGAGTACTGAGGCAGACGAAGTGTTGTCCGAGCAGTCGGACGAAGGGGTGGGGCAGGAGAGGGCGGGCAACGCCAGATCCGCGAGCAAGGCCGAAGGCGAAACTGTGAATCCAGAAGAAACACAGATGGAATGGAGTCAAGGAGACTGGAGCGAGAGCGTTGGAGAAATGGGTCAGCGATTAGATTCTGACCCATCCGAGGGTATGTTTACGGGAATGGGGGAAGTagatggggagggggcgggAAGGCAGCGGGACCGTAATAGTCTGAAAAGAGGCCGATCTTCACAACGGTCGCGCTCTCAGAGTAGACCCGCTAAGCGGGAAGGGGTAGTAGACTCGGCACGGGAGATTGTTCTCAGGTCAAAAATCTTCACCGAGACCGGGAACTGGATCACGTGTGGGAGGGACGGGTGCTCCGAAGAATTTAATTCTTCGGATTTGCATAATATTCACCAAGTAAGAGACCACCAGGTTACTTCCCTTGAACGTATTGATTGCCCCGTACGTGGTTGCACTGTACGGTGCAATGATCATCAGGAATGGGCTAACCACTTAGCCAACAGGCACCCCAATTATGTCCTGAGTCACAACACAGAGTTTTTCGACctttattttattgatgaaaCCTGTTAA